One window from the genome of Myxococcales bacterium encodes:
- a CDS encoding BamA/TamA family outer membrane protein, whose product MEIAGVPADAGLSVAEIRELIPQRDGETFDYEAFELAKPRIVEAMRRAGYAFAKLEASVAADVVLDHAIIRLELTPGLLCRFGDVVLRGFGGKLGRAARARVPIQTGERYSSAKLAEAQVNLYDMNRFSQIRIEPDLSVEREEIPIVITVTRATRRELRLGGGFGVDPTSYEIRGRSTYNITGSPWTLTNTRLEFRPALVRLRDSGQIEPRIEAIAGLDRIDLFRPLIKGEMETAFTYRTVEAYTSVGPRLRLALRAPLLRRLVHGELGWQLEILKFRDISPAIDEALQTVLGLDVLNRVGAYFQALVVDLRDSPVAPTRGGYAEIRIEEGTAAAGGAFDYVRIVPDVRGYVPMGAMVLAARLRVGAFFGDIPVASRFFGGGASGQRGFPERRLSPSASNTVDGEAVSVIYGGGALFEVGGEVRSPLGSIRGLDLGGVLFLDGADVTERIGAIDIGNLHWAIGAGLRVPTIIGAIRLDVGYRLNRVGIGEPYPGHRFAFHLNIGEAF is encoded by the coding sequence GTGGAAATTGCGGGCGTGCCTGCTGACGCGGGGCTCTCGGTGGCGGAGATTCGCGAGCTGATTCCCCAGCGCGACGGCGAGACCTTTGACTACGAGGCGTTCGAGCTGGCAAAGCCACGCATCGTCGAGGCCATGCGGCGGGCAGGCTATGCCTTCGCCAAACTCGAAGCCTCGGTGGCTGCCGACGTTGTGCTCGATCATGCCATTATTAGGCTGGAGCTCACGCCGGGCCTTTTATGCAGATTTGGCGATGTCGTCCTGAGGGGGTTTGGCGGCAAGTTGGGTCGCGCCGCCCGTGCCCGCGTGCCCATCCAAACCGGCGAGCGATACTCCAGCGCGAAACTCGCCGAGGCCCAGGTCAATCTCTACGACATGAATCGGTTTTCGCAGATTCGGATCGAGCCAGATCTCTCGGTCGAGCGCGAGGAAATCCCGATTGTCATCACGGTGACACGGGCGACGCGGCGCGAATTGCGGCTAGGTGGCGGGTTTGGGGTCGACCCTACCTCGTATGAAATCCGCGGCCGTTCGACCTACAATATCACCGGGTCGCCATGGACGTTGACTAACACGCGTTTAGAGTTCCGGCCCGCCTTGGTTCGCCTGCGAGACAGTGGCCAGATCGAGCCGCGCATCGAAGCGATCGCTGGCCTCGACCGCATCGATCTGTTTCGCCCCCTCATTAAAGGCGAGATGGAGACGGCATTCACCTATCGAACGGTTGAGGCGTATACCAGCGTCGGGCCGCGGCTCCGGCTCGCGCTGCGTGCGCCGCTGCTGCGCCGCCTTGTCCACGGCGAGCTGGGCTGGCAATTGGAAATTCTCAAGTTCCGAGATATCAGCCCGGCCATCGACGAGGCGCTGCAAACCGTCTTGGGCCTGGATGTGCTTAACCGGGTGGGCGCCTACTTCCAAGCGCTCGTGGTGGATTTACGCGATAGCCCGGTTGCGCCAACGCGTGGTGGCTACGCTGAAATCAGAATAGAGGAGGGCACCGCCGCCGCGGGCGGAGCGTTTGACTATGTGCGCATCGTGCCCGACGTGCGCGGCTACGTCCCGATGGGCGCCATGGTCCTGGCGGCGCGTCTGAGAGTTGGCGCCTTTTTTGGCGATATCCCCGTGGCCAGCCGCTTTTTTGGCGGCGGCGCGAGCGGCCAACGCGGCTTTCCGGAACGGCGTCTGTCGCCGTCCGCTTCGAACACCGTTGATGGCGAGGCCGTCTCCGTCATTTATGGTGGTGGCGCGCTTTTTGAAGTTGGAGGAGAGGTGCGCTCCCCACTCGGCTCCATTCGCGGACTTGACCTTGGCGGCGTTCTCTTTCTCGATGGCGCCGACGTGACCGAACGGATTGGGGCAATCGATATCGGCAATTTGCATTGGGCAATCGGCGCGGGCTTGCGCGTACCAACCATTATCGGCGCCATTCGGCTCGACGTTGGGTATCGGCTAAACCGCGTTGGCATCGGCGAGCCATATCCTGGCCACCGCTTCGCCTTCCACCTCAATATAGGCGAGGCCTTCTAA
- a CDS encoding OmpA family protein: MKKTFCAARVAIGLVAMLAISSDVVAEGKAATPTSPPPAIDKKIDLGLFFGARIFSDDAALGAFDPAVPPLAPTAVISPRVTWRIMRSLWIEGELPIAPTTTKERDVKVFWFAPRALATWNTGGKGVRGLVSLGVDMPTSLSAARGIFGSEVSVSGVAGLGVAWSRDRLTFRLDARHLLTLAREPDAVTSEWEFVVGFSYRLVKKTTAPPPAPIAADTDGDGVVDADDQCPRGKEDQDAHEDGDGCPDIDDDGDGVLDDIDKCKSIAENLNGFEDEDGCPDVLPSEFELVMGPIEGISFTRGSDEVTVKSRRLDAIAAIMAKYPSARIRLVGYVSAEEVSRTDDEPDVAAAEKLGRARAEAVRAELQVRGVAGTRMRLDSKGGEQAAGDEPATPRQVALQMDDQ; encoded by the coding sequence ATGAAAAAGACGTTTTGCGCCGCCCGGGTCGCCATCGGGCTCGTGGCCATGCTCGCGATCTCAAGTGACGTGGTGGCCGAAGGCAAGGCCGCGACGCCGACCTCGCCGCCGCCCGCGATCGACAAAAAGATCGACCTCGGTTTGTTTTTTGGGGCTAGAATATTCTCCGACGACGCGGCGCTGGGAGCGTTTGACCCCGCCGTGCCGCCGCTTGCGCCGACAGCGGTCATAAGCCCGCGCGTAACCTGGCGCATCATGCGCTCGCTGTGGATCGAAGGCGAGCTGCCCATCGCCCCGACCACCACCAAGGAACGCGACGTCAAGGTGTTTTGGTTTGCGCCGCGGGCGCTCGCGACCTGGAACACCGGTGGCAAGGGCGTGCGCGGCTTGGTGAGCCTGGGCGTCGACATGCCGACGTCGCTATCGGCGGCGCGCGGCATTTTTGGCTCTGAGGTATCAGTGTCGGGCGTCGCTGGGCTGGGCGTCGCTTGGTCGCGCGACCGCCTGACGTTCCGGCTCGATGCGCGGCACTTGCTCACCTTGGCGCGAGAACCAGACGCGGTGACCAGCGAGTGGGAATTCGTGGTCGGCTTTAGCTATAGGTTGGTTAAAAAAACAACCGCACCACCTCCGGCGCCGATCGCTGCCGACACCGATGGCGACGGCGTGGTCGATGCAGACGATCAGTGCCCGCGCGGCAAAGAAGATCAAGACGCCCATGAAGATGGCGATGGCTGCCCCGATATTGACGACGACGGCGATGGCGTGCTCGACGACATCGACAAGTGCAAGAGCATCGCTGAAAACCTCAATGGCTTTGAGGATGAAGACGGCTGCCCAGATGTCCTGCCGAGCGAATTCGAGCTAGTGATGGGGCCCATCGAGGGCATCTCCTTCACGCGCGGCAGCGATGAGGTTACGGTCAAGTCGCGCCGTCTCGACGCCATTGCGGCCATCATGGCAAAGTATCCCAGCGCGCGGATTCGCCTCGTAGGCTACGTCTCCGCCGAAGAGGTATCGCGCACGGATGACGAGCCCGATGTTGCCGCCGCCGAGAAGCTTGGGCGCGCGCGAGCCGAGGCCGTCCGCGCCGAACTTCAAGTGCGCGGCGTCGCGGGTACCCGCATGCGCCTTGACAGCAAGGGTGGCGAACAGGCCGCCGGCGACGAGCCGGCTACCCCGCGGCAGGTTGCCTTGCAAATGGACGACCAGTAA
- a CDS encoding SDR family oxidoreductase, with translation MSVADAPASLAARALALLEQLADDPQALVALNEAERARLLTVCGQLSRPAKHERKAFVKAQARARRQQKRAADGVLLAKVGIRELRALPVYTPTLPEGGLLGEPVPAPTALADVGDQVDGDDDVAAEAMRLAAARMCYVCKARFDALHHFYDSMCAACAALNWEKRHQTCDLTGRYAIVTGARVKIGYYIALKLLRAGCHVVVVTRFARDAAARYSAEPDFAQFAARLQVHGVDLRHTPSVEHFAATMLQTLPRLDLLINNACQTVRRPSGFYDHLVADEQAAWLALPAAQQGVLATWHDAQAAAALSQVPMLPEDALRGDHLFPAGRRDADLQQVDLREFNSWRMRLHEVPTNELIEVQLVNAIAPFVLNARLKPLMMQVPTRDAHIVNVSAMEGQFYRKWKTDKHPHTNMAKAALNMLTRTSAADYVRDGIYMNAVDTGWVTDEDPVHLAARKQHEHGFHPPLDIVDGAARVLDPAFVGYNTGHHVWGKFLKDYRAVPW, from the coding sequence ATGTCCGTAGCTGATGCGCCTGCGTCGCTCGCGGCGAGGGCGCTGGCCCTGCTCGAACAGCTCGCGGACGATCCGCAGGCGTTGGTCGCGCTAAACGAGGCCGAGCGCGCGCGCTTGCTGACGGTGTGTGGCCAGCTGTCGCGCCCAGCCAAGCATGAGCGCAAGGCCTTTGTCAAAGCGCAAGCGCGCGCGAGGCGGCAGCAAAAGCGCGCGGCCGATGGCGTGCTGCTGGCGAAGGTGGGTATTCGCGAGTTGCGCGCCTTGCCGGTTTACACCCCGACGTTGCCCGAAGGTGGCTTGTTGGGGGAGCCCGTGCCGGCACCCACGGCGCTCGCCGACGTCGGTGATCAGGTCGATGGCGACGATGACGTCGCGGCCGAGGCGATGCGGCTGGCGGCTGCCCGCATGTGCTACGTGTGCAAGGCCCGCTTTGATGCGTTGCACCACTTCTACGACTCGATGTGTGCGGCGTGCGCGGCGCTCAACTGGGAGAAACGCCACCAGACGTGCGATCTGACGGGGCGCTATGCCATCGTTACCGGCGCGCGGGTGAAGATCGGTTATTACATCGCGCTTAAGCTCTTGCGCGCGGGCTGCCACGTGGTGGTGGTGACGCGCTTTGCGCGCGATGCCGCCGCGCGCTACAGCGCCGAGCCCGATTTCGCGCAATTTGCCGCGCGGCTGCAGGTGCACGGCGTTGACCTGCGCCATACGCCAAGCGTCGAGCACTTTGCGGCGACCATGTTGCAAACGCTGCCGCGTCTCGACTTGCTGATCAACAATGCGTGTCAGACCGTGCGGCGGCCGAGCGGCTTCTACGATCATCTCGTGGCTGATGAACAGGCGGCGTGGTTGGCGTTGCCGGCGGCGCAGCAGGGTGTGCTGGCGACGTGGCATGACGCGCAGGCAGCGGCGGCCTTGTCGCAGGTACCCATGTTGCCCGAGGATGCCTTGCGCGGCGATCATCTTTTTCCGGCCGGCCGCCGCGATGCCGACCTGCAGCAGGTCGACCTGCGCGAATTCAATAGCTGGCGGATGCGGCTACACGAGGTGCCCACCAACGAGCTGATCGAGGTCCAGCTCGTCAACGCGATCGCGCCGTTCGTGCTCAACGCGCGGCTCAAGCCTTTGATGATGCAGGTGCCCACCCGCGATGCCCACATCGTGAATGTCTCGGCGATGGAGGGGCAGTTCTATCGCAAATGGAAGACCGACAAGCATCCGCATACCAACATGGCCAAGGCGGCGCTCAACATGCTCACCCGCACCTCGGCGGCCGACTACGTCCGCGACGGCATCTATATGAACGCCGTCGATACCGGGTGGGTGACCGACGAGGATCCGGTGCATCTGGCGGCACGCAAGCAACACGAGCATGGGTTTCATCCACCGCTTGATATCGTCGACGGGGCCGCGCGCGTGCTGGACCCGGCGTTTGTTGGCTACAACACCGGGCACCACGTGTGGGGCAAATTCTTGAAAGATTATCGCGCGGTGCCGTGGTAG
- a CDS encoding protein kinase, which produces MAAPNLHKFNWLQEEQGVDGEVFGPYVVTRHLGSGGTSTVDEAVRQGAYGFVQRIALKRVLQNLAAHPDFTAALIREGKLASHLNHPGIAKTFDLGCVAGTYYIAMELVTGIDLRRILVRLAERRQTMPPAIALHLLSQIVDALDYAHTITDSAGTPLGITHRDVSPANVLVGFDGMAKLIDFGVAKATASMFMTTSGKIKGKFAYMAPEAMAGRVDHRVDLFGAGIMAYEMLTARPLFAAASDVETIQRIKKWNPPSLVNQGISPEFDAIIAKALAKNPDERWATAAAMSAAIEHLRRQRDMATSQAQVATWLASLDDVSPPRKITTAITMLAKTPPANESACATVRMDIASIMSAAGASLATPAVTVAMVVPTPVALAAAPRSLAPPVIPPSPARKAAAPRPLPANVPGATIIARHKPPGAMARLCWRGLAICGGIFTGFAIAYTLLN; this is translated from the coding sequence ATGGCCGCTCCAAATCTACATAAATTCAATTGGTTACAAGAGGAGCAAGGCGTCGATGGTGAGGTCTTTGGGCCATACGTGGTGACAAGACACCTAGGCTCGGGCGGGACATCGACCGTCGACGAAGCGGTTCGACAGGGCGCCTACGGCTTTGTCCAGCGCATCGCGCTCAAGCGCGTACTGCAAAATCTTGCGGCACACCCAGACTTCACCGCCGCACTCATCCGCGAAGGCAAGCTGGCGAGCCATCTCAACCATCCGGGCATCGCCAAGACGTTTGACCTTGGCTGCGTCGCCGGCACCTACTACATCGCGATGGAATTGGTGACCGGCATCGACCTGCGTCGCATCTTGGTTCGCCTCGCCGAACGTCGTCAAACCATGCCGCCGGCGATCGCGCTGCACCTCTTGTCGCAGATCGTCGATGCGCTCGACTACGCGCACACGATTACCGATAGCGCCGGCACGCCGCTTGGCATCACGCACCGCGATGTCTCGCCGGCCAACGTGCTCGTCGGGTTTGACGGCATGGCCAAGCTCATCGATTTTGGCGTCGCCAAGGCCACCGCGAGCATGTTTATGACCACCAGCGGCAAGATCAAGGGCAAGTTCGCTTACATGGCGCCCGAGGCGATGGCCGGCCGCGTCGATCACCGCGTCGATTTGTTTGGCGCCGGCATCATGGCCTACGAAATGCTCACCGCGCGCCCGCTGTTCGCCGCGGCGTCGGACGTGGAGACGATTCAACGCATTAAGAAGTGGAACCCGCCCTCGCTCGTCAACCAGGGAATCTCGCCCGAGTTTGACGCGATCATCGCCAAGGCGTTGGCGAAAAACCCCGACGAGCGTTGGGCCACGGCCGCGGCGATGAGTGCCGCCATCGAACACTTGCGGCGTCAGCGCGACATGGCCACGTCGCAGGCGCAGGTTGCTACCTGGCTTGCCAGCCTTGATGACGTGTCGCCCCCGCGCAAGATCACCACGGCCATCACGATGTTGGCTAAAACGCCGCCAGCCAATGAGAGCGCGTGCGCCACCGTGCGCATGGATATCGCGAGCATCATGTCGGCCGCAGGCGCCTCTCTTGCGACGCCCGCGGTGACGGTAGCAATGGTCGTCCCCACGCCGGTGGCGCTGGCGGCCGCGCCACGTTCGCTCGCACCACCAGTGATACCACCCTCGCCGGCACGCAAGGCAGCCGCGCCTCGCCCACTGCCCGCCAACGTACCGGGCGCAACCATCATCGCGCGCCACAAGCCACCGGGTGCGATGGCGCGCCTTTGCTGGCGCGGCCTCGCCATCTGTGGCGGCATCTTCACGGGATTCGCGATCGCCTATACGTTGCTTAACTGA
- a CDS encoding asparaginase, whose translation MKQKRIALISTGGTIEKTYDELSGVLANHLSVLDVMLASLELRGVAIERHALMNKDSLEMSAADHQLIADTATRLSQTCDGVVIVHGTDRLAQSGERVHEVAAGAGGPRVPMVLTGAMRPYELRTTDALQNLTEALLAVQLLSPGVYVCMHNRVLAFPGVTKDKQLGTFVKAP comes from the coding sequence ATGAAACAAAAACGCATTGCGCTGATCTCGACCGGCGGCACCATCGAGAAGACCTATGACGAGCTATCGGGGGTGCTGGCAAATCACCTCTCCGTGCTCGATGTGATGTTGGCCTCGCTCGAGCTGCGCGGCGTCGCGATCGAGCGCCACGCCCTCATGAACAAGGATAGCCTCGAGATGTCTGCCGCGGACCATCAGCTCATCGCCGACACGGCGACACGGCTCTCACAAACCTGCGATGGCGTGGTGATCGTGCACGGCACCGATCGGCTCGCGCAGAGCGGCGAACGCGTGCACGAGGTGGCTGCCGGCGCCGGCGGTCCGCGCGTGCCGATGGTGCTAACTGGCGCGATGCGGCCCTATGAGCTGCGCACCACCGACGCGCTGCAAAACCTCACCGAGGCGTTGCTCGCGGTGCAGCTCTTGTCCCCAGGCGTCTACGTTTGCATGCACAACCGCGTGCTCGCCTTTCCTGGGGTCACCAAGGACAAGCAACTCGGCACCTTCGTCAAGGCACCATGA
- a CDS encoding PAS domain S-box protein, giving the protein MPNTVHPSHYLDELLQAFDSFEFALMVFQIKAGVTTRWFVNRAGAALTGYTPAEMMSLPMLGTVMPSDRGRVGKLMHEASTGQAQAGVVAMVVQHKLGHRIPVEVSFVVQQRAEDTLIFSWTRDISAENKQQLRFIEADRRQLIANIASGLAHEVFNPLTYVQLNIGRIQRALDVGDDTSRDQLRTLLAQIDHGLSRVIDTVQKVGELTGMHPVEATTCCLVRVVQTALALLEPNILARASVTSDLLAAPIDVIGEPSRVGQAVFNALLFAAGDGGLPEARREVGVRMYREGDFIVLAVSDNGPSLTDTELVHVFQPFMPTGRSAEGTGLAVARGLVEQTGGYVYASSAPPGGVQTKLAFRVAPANVLPSAADA; this is encoded by the coding sequence ATGCCAAATACGGTCCATCCAAGCCACTACCTCGACGAGTTGCTGCAAGCGTTCGATAGCTTTGAGTTCGCGCTGATGGTGTTTCAGATCAAGGCGGGGGTCACCACGCGGTGGTTCGTCAATCGAGCGGGCGCCGCCCTCACGGGCTATACCCCAGCCGAAATGATGAGCCTGCCCATGCTCGGCACGGTCATGCCGAGCGATCGCGGGCGCGTGGGCAAGCTGATGCACGAGGCCTCGACGGGCCAAGCGCAAGCGGGCGTGGTGGCGATGGTGGTGCAGCACAAGCTTGGCCATCGGATTCCCGTCGAAGTCTCTTTCGTCGTTCAGCAACGCGCCGAGGACACGCTCATTTTCTCATGGACGCGCGACATCAGCGCGGAGAACAAGCAGCAGCTCCGCTTTATTGAGGCGGATCGTCGCCAGCTCATTGCCAACATCGCCAGCGGGCTGGCGCATGAGGTCTTCAACCCGCTGACCTACGTCCAGCTCAACATCGGCCGCATCCAGCGCGCGCTCGATGTCGGCGACGACACCTCGCGCGACCAGTTGCGCACCTTGCTCGCCCAGATCGATCACGGCCTGTCGCGCGTGATCGATACCGTGCAGAAGGTGGGCGAACTCACCGGCATGCACCCCGTCGAAGCGACGACGTGCTGCTTAGTGCGCGTCGTGCAAACCGCGCTGGCGCTGCTTGAGCCCAACATCTTGGCGCGAGCCTCGGTAACCTCGGACCTCCTCGCCGCGCCCATCGATGTCATCGGGGAGCCAAGCCGGGTCGGCCAGGCGGTATTTAACGCGCTGCTATTTGCGGCGGGCGACGGTGGCTTGCCCGAGGCCCGACGCGAGGTAGGCGTGCGCATGTACCGCGAGGGGGATTTTATCGTCTTGGCGGTTAGCGACAATGGACCGTCGCTCACTGATACCGAGCTGGTCCACGTATTTCAGCCCTTCATGCCCACGGGGCGCTCCGCCGAGGGCACCGGCCTCGCGGTCGCGCGCGGCCTGGTTGAACAAACCGGCGGCTACGTCTATGCCAGCAGCGCGCCGCCAGGTGGTGTTCAAACCAAGCTAGCGTTTCGCGTCGCCCCTGCAAATGTGCTACCGTCCGCCGCGGATGCCTGA
- a CDS encoding sigma 54-interacting transcriptional regulator, with protein sequence MPDEISLLAPLTNTGTGGGEKLQIRRVYLEVSEGADAGVDYTATSGRVVIGTGDGCDLRLTDGTVSRYHCELVVQANGTVRAMDLGSRNGTLVDGVWVERCLLHEGAVIALGNARLRFSGEHGWLTLEVSAAAKFGPLRGISLVMRRVFFSLDIASQNLRPVLLEGEIGTGKEAAAMAIHANSAVKTGPVRVIDCGRLSDEVNATANGTGLASAPGGTLVLANVELLSLEQQKMVSHLIEAAQTRVIATTTRPLGQEVNAGRMRGSFYRQLSQQTLVMPPVRDRIEDLPLLLDEVVTSLQMDPAVFAQSSRHGKLLEKLQRHRWPGNLPELRAYIRTAIA encoded by the coding sequence ATGCCTGACGAAATCTCGCTGCTCGCCCCGCTCACCAACACTGGCACTGGCGGCGGTGAAAAACTTCAAATCCGGCGCGTCTATCTCGAGGTCTCGGAAGGCGCGGATGCCGGCGTCGACTATACCGCCACCAGCGGCCGGGTCGTGATTGGCACCGGCGATGGCTGCGATTTGCGGCTGACCGACGGGACGGTGTCGCGCTACCACTGTGAGCTCGTGGTGCAGGCCAACGGCACGGTGCGCGCGATGGATCTGGGCAGTCGCAACGGCACGCTGGTCGATGGCGTGTGGGTCGAGCGCTGTCTGCTGCACGAAGGCGCGGTGATTGCGCTGGGCAACGCCCGCCTACGGTTTTCCGGCGAGCATGGCTGGCTCACGCTCGAGGTTTCCGCGGCGGCCAAGTTTGGGCCATTGCGCGGCATCAGCCTCGTCATGCGCCGGGTCTTTTTTTCGCTCGATATCGCGTCACAGAATCTGCGCCCCGTGCTCCTCGAGGGCGAAATCGGCACCGGCAAGGAAGCCGCGGCCATGGCCATTCATGCAAATTCGGCGGTAAAGACCGGCCCGGTGCGCGTCATCGATTGCGGCCGGCTCAGCGACGAGGTGAATGCCACGGCCAACGGCACCGGGTTGGCGTCGGCGCCGGGTGGCACGTTGGTGCTAGCCAACGTCGAGCTCTTATCGCTCGAACAGCAAAAAATGGTGTCGCATTTGATTGAGGCGGCGCAGACGCGGGTCATCGCCACCACCACGCGCCCGCTTGGGCAAGAGGTCAACGCCGGCCGCATGCGCGGATCGTTTTATCGCCAACTGTCGCAGCAAACGCTGGTGATGCCCCCGGTGCGCGATCGCATCGAGGACTTGCCGCTGCTGCTCGACGAGGTCGTCACCAGCTTGCAAATGGACCCTGCGGTATTTGCGCAGTCGAGCCGCCACGGCAAGCTGCTCGAAAAATTGCAGCGCCATCGCTGGCCGGGCAATCTGCCCGAGCTGCGCGCCTATATTCGCACCGCGATTGCGTAG
- a CDS encoding CPBP family intramembrane metalloprotease: MHRPQLPQQHPHSAPTSRMTAVVAFYAGVAILGVIIAAAGGSADVYRVGAPRGTAWLVASPLIGVAIGLVLVAASQFATARWQRLQGLRDGFRDVLGPLRHRDIVMLAVSSSLAEEILFRGALLPWLGLGWQAALFGLLHIGPDRRFWIWTVMATAMGLVLGALTLWVGDIGAAIAAHFVVNYLNLRFIAATPAQPSLRPPTHPLPDA, encoded by the coding sequence ATGCATCGGCCGCAGCTGCCACAGCAACATCCGCATAGCGCGCCGACCTCGCGGATGACCGCGGTGGTTGCGTTTTACGCCGGCGTTGCCATCTTGGGCGTGATCATTGCCGCAGCTGGCGGCAGCGCGGACGTCTATCGCGTCGGCGCGCCCCGCGGCACGGCGTGGCTCGTGGCCTCGCCGCTCATCGGCGTGGCAATTGGCCTTGTGCTGGTTGCCGCCTCGCAGTTTGCCACCGCGCGGTGGCAGCGGTTGCAGGGGTTGCGCGATGGCTTTCGCGATGTGCTTGGTCCCTTGCGTCATCGCGATATTGTCATGCTCGCCGTGAGCAGCAGCTTGGCGGAGGAAATTTTGTTCCGCGGTGCGCTGTTGCCGTGGCTGGGGCTTGGTTGGCAGGCGGCCCTGTTTGGCCTGCTGCACATCGGCCCCGACCGGCGCTTCTGGATCTGGACCGTCATGGCCACCGCCATGGGCCTCGTGCTCGGCGCGCTAACCTTGTGGGTGGGCGACATTGGCGCCGCCATCGCCGCGCACTTCGTAGTGAACTATCTCAATCTGCGCTTCATCGCCGCGACGCCGGCGCAGCCATCCTTGCGGCCGCCCACCCACCCGCTGCCGGATGCGTAG
- a CDS encoding SpoIID/LytB domain-containing protein codes for MGTRRWSLLVAGALALATPARLRADEITATDKLRMLYSSRFNFSDEGVPVITIEIASGDKTATLSAPGGLRILPDGAGGSRLENRKALAVTVRAQDTSASIVDWWTVVATLEAGDEMGLGKAMAAWQARGLAPKSFETGTIVSVQGEVIDTRRIVVAVSPVREASLQARVAADVSKKFGVTTSAYQELVKRPGGEIVASLGDAEITNGSILWFEPVRDGETIAVANVKVGHGGSQLTSRRETRRYWGRIFVTVGHDGSLVVVNAVPEDKLLAGIVPAEMFADAPLAALEAQAIAARTDLLDKVTRRSSVDPFLLCSTQACQVYAGAGHETAQATQAVANTRGMVMLRNGGGLVDARYSSSCGGHGEHNDTIWGGAADPSLRGGFDVASRPAAGVGDVAAFLKRGDTTSWCARGSRGKEHVRWSKTFAAAELSKMVAAKYPQVGAVRKLEPLERGVSGRLRRLRVVGEGGSAIVEGDLTIRRLFGGLKSSLFVVAVTGPAAAPQTFTFNGAGFGHGVGMCQVGASAMAEAGKTHQEILSHYYRGMHLHRLY; via the coding sequence ATGGGAACTCGCCGGTGGTCGCTCCTGGTAGCTGGCGCGTTGGCGCTGGCGACACCGGCCCGCCTGCGCGCGGACGAAATTACCGCGACCGACAAGTTGCGGATGCTGTATTCCAGTCGCTTTAATTTTAGCGACGAGGGCGTGCCGGTCATCACCATCGAGATTGCCAGCGGCGACAAGACGGCGACGCTTTCCGCGCCCGGCGGCCTGCGCATCTTGCCCGACGGCGCCGGCGGCAGCCGCCTCGAGAACCGCAAGGCGCTCGCGGTCACGGTGCGCGCGCAAGACACCTCGGCATCGATTGTCGACTGGTGGACCGTGGTTGCAACGCTAGAGGCCGGCGACGAGATGGGCCTTGGCAAGGCGATGGCGGCCTGGCAGGCGCGCGGCTTGGCGCCAAAATCGTTCGAGACCGGCACCATCGTCTCGGTGCAGGGTGAGGTTATCGATACGCGCCGCATTGTGGTGGCGGTGTCGCCGGTGCGCGAGGCTTCGTTGCAGGCGCGCGTTGCCGCCGACGTCAGCAAAAAATTTGGCGTGACGACCTCGGCTTACCAAGAGCTTGTGAAGCGCCCGGGCGGCGAAATCGTCGCCTCGCTCGGCGATGCCGAAATCACCAACGGCTCGATTCTTTGGTTCGAGCCGGTGCGCGACGGCGAGACGATTGCGGTGGCTAACGTCAAGGTTGGGCACGGCGGCTCGCAGCTCACCAGCCGCCGCGAAACTCGCCGTTATTGGGGCCGCATTTTTGTCACGGTGGGGCACGACGGTAGCCTCGTCGTCGTCAACGCAGTGCCCGAGGACAAGCTGCTCGCGGGCATCGTGCCCGCCGAGATGTTCGCCGACGCGCCGCTCGCCGCACTCGAGGCGCAAGCGATCGCCGCGCGCACCGATCTGCTCGACAAGGTCACACGCCGCAGCAGCGTCGATCCGTTCTTGCTGTGTTCGACCCAGGCGTGTCAGGTCTATGCCGGCGCCGGCCACGAAACCGCGCAGGCAACGCAAGCGGTGGCCAACACGCGCGGCATGGTCATGCTGCGCAATGGCGGCGGCCTCGTCGACGCGCGCTATAGTTCAAGTTGCGGTGGCCATGGCGAACACAACGACACCATTTGGGGCGGCGCGGCCGATCCGTCGCTGCGCGGCGGCTTTGACGTTGCGAGCAGGCCGGCCGCTGGCGTCGGCGACGTCGCCGCATTTTTAAAGCGCGGCGATACGACGTCTTGGTGCGCCCGCGGCAGCCGCGGCAAGGAACATGTGCGGTGGAGCAAGACGTTTGCCGCCGCCGAGCTCTCGAAGATGGTCGCCGCGAAGTACCCACAGGTCGGCGCGGTGCGCAAGCTCGAGCCCCTCGAGCGCGGCGTTTCCGGGCGCCTAAGGCGCCTGCGCGTCGTCGGCGAAGGCGGCAGCGCCATCGTCGAGGGCGATCTAACCATCCGCCGCCTGTTCGGTGGGCTCAAGTCATCGCTCTTTGTCGTCGCCGTCACGGGACCTGCCGCTGCGCCACAAACCTTCACGTTTAACGGCGCCGGCTTTGGCCACGGCGTTGGCATGTGTCAGGTCGGCGCCTCGGCCATGGCAGAGGCCGGCAAGACCCACCAAGAGATCTTGTCGCATTACTACCGCGGCATGCACTTGCACCGGCTCTATTAG